In a genomic window of Procambarus clarkii isolate CNS0578487 chromosome 10, FALCON_Pclarkii_2.0, whole genome shotgun sequence:
- the LOC123748124 gene encoding uncharacterized protein — protein MATPSPKTCLTACLLLLLTVASLVASAPFPDHLDSPGRSHGLHVERHGKQDDAQSHDKQHDAQSDDKQDDAQSHDKQDDAQSDDKQDDAQSDDKQDEAQSHDAQSDDKQDEAQSHDAQSGDKQDDTHCHELDTHLSDLRDADDHSHGKQSNNPHHFNNHGSSHHNKDYYGNTNYNPYSYYGTSYNNNPYGSYNNGNYGNYNTGYDENHDHNPHDSYDNGNYDNPSGGYGYNQNGNHYRPSGGYGYNQYGNYDNPIGSYGYSQYGNYDNNPSYYNTLCARRPPPCY, from the exons ATGGCCACACCGTCACCCAAGACCTGCCTGACGGcgtgtctcctgctgctgctgacggTGGCTTCCCTTGTGGCTTCCGCCCCCTTCCCCGACCACCTCGACTCCCCCGGGAGATCCCACGGCTTGCATGTTGAGAGACACGGCAAGCAGGACGACGCCCAGAGCCACGACAAGCAGCACGACGCTCAGAGCGACGACAAGCAGGACGACGCCCAGAGCCACGACAAGCAGGACGACGCTCAGAGCGACGACAAGCAGGACGACGCCCAGAGCGACGACAAGCAGGACGAAGCTCAGAGTCACGACGCCCAGAGCGACGACAAGCAGGACGAAGCTCAGAGCCACGACGCCCAGAGCGGCGACAAGCAAGACGACACACATTGCCACG AACTTGACACTCACCTGTCAGACCTGAGGGACGCTGACGACCACTCGCATGGCAAGCAGAGCAACAATCCTCACCACTTTAACAATCATGGCAGCAGTCATCATAACAAGGACTATTATGGCAACACCAATTACAACCCTTATAGCTACTATGGTACCAGCTATAACAACAATCCTTATGGAAGCTATAATAACGGCAATTATGGCAACTATAATACAGGCTATGATGAAAACCATGACCACAATCCCCATGACAGTTATGATAATGGCAATTATGACAACCCTAGTGGAGGCTATGGATACAACCAAAACGGCAATCATTACCGCCCTAGTGGAGGTTATGGATACAACCAATATGGCAATTATGACAACCCCATTGGAAGTTATGGATACAGTCAATATGGCAACTATGACAACAACCCGTCCTACTACAACACTCTGTGTGCCAGGAGGCCACCACCTTGCTATTAG